From the genome of Ignavibacteriota bacterium:
TCATGTGGAAAGCGTTCGGATGTTGCTCCTCCGATGAGCAGGGTTGAAGCGGTCAATGCTCATGAGAGCGTACGAGCTCCAGAGGCATAAGCAGAATGAGAAACAGTAATAGTAACAGTAACAGAATCAGTATTAATAGTAGTATCAGTAGCAGAACCAGAACCCGCCCAGAATCAGAATGACAATCAGAATCAGAACCAACGGCGAAGCAGAATCAGATCCAACGGCAGAAGCAGAACTAGAACCAGAACCAGAAACAGCAATAGAAACAGAAAACAGGAGACAGCTCCAATGAAGTCCATCGATCTGACTGGCGCATGGCAATTCCGCTGTGATGACACTGAAGGCGTGGTACCGGGGAGCGTTCGCAATGTAACACGATGGATGCCCGCTGTGGTACCCGGGACGGTGCACACGGACCTCATGGCGGCCGGGAAGATCCCTGATCCGTTCCACCGGAAGCAGGAACTGGATGTGCAGTGGGTGGATATGGCGCGGTGGATCTATCGCACCACCTTCCGCGTGCCGGAGGATCTGCTTCAGGAGCGCAACATTGTTCTCGTCGCTGATGGGCTGGACACCTTCGCCAGCGTCAGCATCAACGGAACGCGGGTTGGCACGTCTTCCAATATGTACATCGGCCACCGGTTCGATGTGCGTGGCGCATTGGTCGCCGGCAAGAATGAGATCGAGATCGCCTTTGACTCTCCGGAGGTCACGGCCCGCGCCCTCGAACAGACCCACGGCAAGCTCGAGGTCCCGCTTGTCACGGAACGGGTCTATACGCGCAAACCCCAGTACTCGTACGGCTGGGATTGGGGTCCGAAGCTGACGACCTCCGGTATCTGGTTACCCCTCCGTATCGAGGCCTGGTCGGGTCCGCGCCTGCGCCACCCGGCGGTACGCGTGGACGAACTTGCCTTGGAAGGTGCGAAGCTGGTGTTGAGCACGGGGTTGGAGGGTATGGAGGGGCAGAGGGGGCAGCTCGAGGTCCGCATCACCGGGCAGGGCGAGGAAGTCAGGACGCAGTCGCCGGTGGAAGGCAATGGCGTGCTGCTCAGTTGCATGCTGCCGTTCCCGGAGCTCTGGTGGCCGAACGGTCTCGGCGAGCAGCCGTTGTACACAGCGGAGTTCACGTTGCGTACCGGCGACACGGTGCTGGACACGGTGCGCGTGGTCTTCGGCGTACGGACCGTGCGTCTCGTGCAGGAGCAGGATGAGGAAGGGCGGTCGTTCATCATCGAGATCAACGGGCGGAAGGTCTTCTGCAAGGGGGCGGACTGGATCCCGGCGGATACCTTCGTCCCCCGCATTCCGGATTCGCGTTACGAGCGCCTGCTGACGATGGCGAAGGATGCATCGATGAACATGATCCGCATCTGGGGCGGCGGGATCTATGAGAAAGAGATCTTCTACGAGACGTGCGACCGGCTCGGCCTGATGGTCTGGCAGGATTTCATGTTCGCCTGCGCCGAATATCCGGAGTATCCATCGTACCTGCAGGAAGTGAAGCACGAAGCGGAAGAGGTGGTGCTGCGGCTCCGCAATCACCCTTCCATCGTCCTCTGGTGCGGCAACAACGAATGCGAATGGGGGTACTGCACCAATCATCCCGGCAGCGTGCCGGACAAGATGCGCGGTGCCACGATCTTCCGCGACCTCCTCCCGCAGGTCGTGCAGGCGCTGGACGGGACCCGTCCGTACTGGCGCAGCACGCCGTTCGGCGACGGGTTCCCGAACGACGAGGGGAACGGCAACCACCACGAATGGGATGTGTGGAGCTTCTGGAAGGACTACACGGCCTACCGGAAGGTCAATGCACGGTTCATGGCGGAGTTCGGTTTCCAGGCGCCGCCGGACCGCCGCACGATGGAGCGGGTCATGGATCCGGCGGACCGCACACCGCAGTCGGCGGTGATGGAGCATCACAACAAACAGGTGGAAGGGCCGGAGCGCATGTACCGGTTCATGGCCGCGCACTTCCCCGTGCCGGCGGACTGGGAGTCGTACTTCCACACCGGACAACTGTTGCAGGCGGAAGCGCTCCGCTGCGGCGTGGAGCACTGGCGCAGGAGGAAGTATCGCACCGCGGGTTCGCTGTTCTGGCAGCTCAACGATTGCTGGCCGGTCACGAGCTGGGCGGTGATCGACAGCGACCTTCGTCCCAAGGCGGGCTACTTCTATGCGAAACGTTTCTATGCAGAGACCCTCGTGTCCTTCGCTGAACACGATGGTATGATCTCTGTGTGGGGGACGCACGACGGTGATGGGGCGGTCGACGGACGGCTTGTGGTGAAGCTCCGGACGCTCAAGGGGGCGACGCTGTGGCGCCAGTCCGTACCCGTTGCGTTGCCGCCCGATTCCTCGCAGGTCCTGTATCAGATCCCCGCGTCCGTCCTCATGAAGGCCGATCCGGCGACCGTGACCCTGACCGCGGAGATCGTGGTCGGGAGGCGGCCCATCGCCGCCAACAGGCATTTTCTTGTCGAGGTAAAGCATCTTGCGTTGGCGCGTGTGCGGCTCCAGTGTTCGGTGCACGTCGTTGCCCGCGGGCGTTACCGCGCGCGGATCCGGGCGAATGCCGCCGCCGTGGCGGTGGCGCTGAGCATGTCCCGCGGCGAGGCGGAGTTTCAGGACAACTGGTTCACGATGGATGCCGGGGAGACGCGCGAGGTGGAATTCACCTCGGCGTTGCCGCTGGCTGCTGTGCGCCGGGCCATCAAGGCCCGCGCTCTCAATTCATAGCTGGTGATCACAAGGTGTCTCCATGAAAACAATTCCCATGACAGTTGAACGCTGCAACAACGGCAAGCCGGTCGTGTCGCCGACGGTCAACTGGTGGGAAACGGGGGTGACGTTCAACGCCGCCGCCGTCTATCTGGATCGGTCCACGGTCAATGACCGGATCATCCAGACGCTTCTTCCGATGTTCCGTCTCAACGACCCGGCGCTCGCCGACGGTGTCGTGGCAGTTCACTACCGTGCCCGGCCGGAACAGGATCCCGGCGTTCCCTTCGTTCGCAGTTTCATCGGCCTGGCGATCTTCACGCCGGAATTCCGTGAACTCTACCGGTACAAGGAACCGGTGATGTTTCCCGATCCGATGGATGACGGAGACGATGTGCTGGGGGTTGAGGATCCGCGCATCACGCGGATCGGCGACACCTTCTATATGATCTATTGCGGTTTGAAGAAAGATCCGGCGACCGTCTATTTCACGCAGCTCTGTTCGGCGCGGTCGAAGGACCTGCTGCACTGGGAGAAGTTGGGGCCGATGAAAGGGGATGTGAACGCCAATCGGAACAAGGATGGCGTGCTCTTCCCGGAGAAATTCAACGGGAAGTACTGGTTCCTGCACCGTCCGTGGTGGGACGGGTTGGCGCACAGGGACTATGCGATGCATCTCGCGGTGTGCGATACACCCGAAGGGATCTGGAAGGACCTCGGGCAGATCATGCGTTCATTCCCGAATCCGCAATTCACGGAATCGTGGATCGGTGCGGGGTCGGTGCCTGTTTCGCTGGGTGGCGGGCGCTTCATGGTGATCTACCATACAGGGAACAGCAGAGCTGACGGCTCGATGGAATACGATCTGGACGCCGGGCTGCTCGACCTGACAAAGTCCGAGCAGGACCCGGGCTCCGTCGTGCGGGGGCGCATCGAACACTTCATGGTGCCCGAGACACCGGAAGAGCTTCGCTCCGAATCGTCGCTGCAAGTGCAGAACGTTCTCTTTGCGTGCGGTTCGTACGAGTACAAGGGAGACCTGTACATCATCTATGGCGGGGCGGACACGTATCTGCTCGCCGCGCGCATCAAGACGGCCGAACTCTGGCGCGCCCTGGAAGAGGCGGACTGCGCCAATCCTTTTCAGTAGGACGCGAGCATACCGTTGGGACCATCAGCACATCCATGGGGGAATACATGACAGTACCCGCACCACGCGTCGAGCGGCTGCATGCCGGCCGCCCGGTTCTGGAAAAGAACGACGGACATCCATGGGAGAACAAGGTCGTCTTCAACACGGCGTGCATCCTTGTGGACACACCCGGGCGGATCGGGAAGTTGGCAGAGGCGCTGCCCGTGGATGCTGCAACGAAAGCCATCGTGCAGAAAGAACGGGCGGTGGTAGCCCTGGTGTACCGCGCGCAGGGGGCGAAGACCGCTGAGAAGGATCACACACGGTCCACGCTCGGCCTGGCGCTGTTCACACCGGATCTCCGTCTGCTCGTTCGCCTGCCCGAACCGATCATGTGCCCGGAGGAGCCGTATGAGGACCTGGGCGTCGAGGACCCGCGCATCACGCGGGTGGGCAACCAGTACATGATGGTGTACACCGGGTATGCGTCGGGAGCTGGCGCGAACCGCGTACGGATCATCCTTGCAACGTCGACCGATCTGGTGCACTGGACAAAGCACGGCGTGCTGCGGGGCGACTTCAACACGATCGACAACAAGAACGGCATGTTGTTCGAGCCGATGCCCGACAAGCCGTGGCGGATGCTGCACCGTCCGATGGAGGGGAAGGACGCGATGATGGTGCACTGGGCGGAGAGCACGCACCTGTTCGGGGAATGGAAGAGCAGGGGTGTTCTGCTGCCGTGGTTGCCGGATCCGGCGTTCAAGGAGGTCTGGACGGGTGGTGGAGCGCCGCCGTTGCTGCTTGCCAATGGGAGCCACCTTGTTCTGTATCACATCGGGAACAGGGATGCCAAGGGAAAGCGGGAGTATGATCTTGGCATTGCGCTGGTGGATCTGGACGCGGCGGACCCGGTGGTGTTGCGTGCTGAGCCGTTGATGCGCCCGGAGACGCCGCAGGAGACGATTGGCGACGAGGATCTCGGCGTGAACAACGTCGTCTTCATCTGCGGCGCGTACTTCTGGGAAGGGGATCTGTATTTTCCGTACCAGGGATCCGATACACGGATCCTGGGTGCGCGGATCGTACGGGGGGAGCTGGACCGATTCCTGAACGCGCGGCCCTCCCTCAGGATTCCGTGACAAAAAAGTAACATTGTGGATGTGTTTCAGTCATGTCTCCCTTGTATATTGGAGCAAGCAAGGGATCCCCGTTCGGACCCACCGTACTCTCCCAATTCACGTTCCGTTGGAGTCACTTATGGATATGAAGAACCGCCTTCTTCTGGCAGCCCTTCTTTTCATGGCGGCCGGCGTGCTGCGCGCGCAGGACCGTCCGTTCCTTTTCACCTTCACGCCCTCTTCGGCGGAACAACCCGGTGTCTTCCTGCAGTACGCGGCGGCCTACGGGAAGCAGACATTCGAACCGCTGGGTGGTGATGCCTGGGAGCAAAGCATCGGGGTGCAGGCAAACATCACGGCCGACTGGACGTTGCTCGGCCACTTCGGGCTGGCGATGCATGAAGCAACCAGCCGTTCTTCACAGCATGTGGAGCTCCTGGCGCGTGTGCTGAAAGCGGATGCCCATGTCGTCGATCTCCGCGCCGGTGCGGGTCTGAGGCACGAGTACAGTGGCACGAACGTCCTGCTCGGCCGCGCATCGATCGGCCGGCGGTTCAGCTCGATCATGGCCTATGGCAATGTTCTGTTGGAGAAACCGTTGTCCTCCGACAGGGACGCCGTGGATATCATGTTCACCATGGGTGCATCCTACGACATCTCGCGATCGCTCCGCATCGGTATCGAAGCGGTCGGACAGGACCTCGAGGGTTTCTGGGACGATGAGGAGGCTGAAGGGGGGGCGCGTCTTTTCGTCGGACCCACCGCGAGTCTTGCCATTGAAGGCACACCCTTGCATGTTACGCTCGGTGGAGGTGCGATCATCCGGGCCACGACAAGCAGCCGTGTGAGCAGTGCGCTGCGTGAACTCCCGGCAACCACCGGGAATGGCTTCCTCATCCGCACCATGATCGGGTTCGCGTTGTAGATCTCCTCCTTCTGACCGCAGGGGCGGTGCATGCACCGCCCCTACACCCCGTATCTCACCGGATATATCCGATCCAATTGTTCTGCTTCCATCCGGACACGCCGTTGCGGGCGGTGCATGCACCGCCCCTACACCCCGTATCTCACCGAATATGTCCAATCCAATTGTTCTGGTTCCATCCGGACATGCCGTTGCGGGCGGTGCATGCACCGCCCGTCCGCGCGCATTGACAATCCCGTGGCCCGGTAGTATCTTTGTATCGTACTATCAGGGGAACAAAGGGTTGTGATATGCCTCTTGTCCAATATCATGGATGGGAGGCATTCGTGTTTCATGAAGGGTGCCAGCGTCGGCACAATGCTTTATCGTCGTCCGTGAGGATCCAATGCATCGATCATTGTTGCTCATCGTGACCATGGTGTTCCTTGGTGTCTCGCTTCCCGGGTGTTTCCAGGAAGCGGTCCGTGACCTGGATTGTCTGTCCGGATCGCATGGAGAGAAGATCCATGTTCAGACAAAGGACGGGTCCCGCTACTGGTTCAGCGGCGGGGAGTACTCGGTCGGACTCGATTCGACCGGCTCGAAAGTGCTGATCGGGACCGGCAGGCGGGATCGGGGAGACAACAAGTCGAGCGAAAAGTTTGCCGGCGCCGTTCCCTTTGCGTCGATCGAAAAGGTGACCGTCGCTGAAACCAACCCCTGGCTCTTCTTTGGCTTCGGTGTGCTGAGCGGGATCGTGTTGTTCGCCGTTGTGCTCCTGGTATCTTTCAGCGGATTCCGGGTGGGGTGATGGTGGCGGACAGTCTCGGGATGCATTTCGCCGTGAAAGAAACTCCGTGTCCGGGACGCGGGGGTCCATATGGAAAGACAATTCAATGAACCGAGCTATCACTGTTCTGTCCCCGGGTATCCGATCTCAGGTCGTGGTCCTTCTCTGTGCATTGTGGCCCGCGGTCGCGTTCAGCCAGGAGGCCAAAGAGGTGCGCCTCCATTCACCCGCGGAGATCATGAAGATCATGGAAGATTCCGACCTGATGTATGAGATCGGTCCGGACTTCATAGCTGCTCCCGCGGATTCCCCGATGGTGCTGTCAAACCAAATGTATCTGCAAAAGACGGGGCAAGGCCTCTCTCTCGTGATGTTCTCGATCTCCGAACAGGCCCGATCCGTGTTCGACCGGGCGGAAGAAGCCTTCCGCGGCGGCAAGTTCACGGAGGCGATCGTACACTACAGGCGTCTTCTTGAGGTTCAGCCGGACTACCTGCACGCCGTGACGCTGATCGGCGATGCCTACTTCTGCATGCAGGAATTCGACAGTGCAAAGGCGAACTTAGAGCGCTCCATCGAGCTCAACTTTGTCGACTTCTATGCGCATTGGTTTCTGGCTGATACCTATGCCAGGATGGGTGACGTGGAGTCGGCTTCGAGAGAGGCCACTATAGCGCACGTACTGAACGTGAATCACGCCAATCTTCAGAAGGCGATCCGGCACCATCGGAAGATGGCCGAACATCCCTGGAAGGAGTGGGCGTTCACGCCTGAATACACGATCTCCAAAGAGGGCAAGACGGTCAGCATCCAGACCTCCCTGGAATGGATGGGATATGCCATGGTCAAGGCTGTGTGGGCATACGAACCCGGTTATGCCGCATCGATGCTCGATCGTCCCCGGGAGACCCTGGCGATCGTGTGGCCGGAAGAGAAGGAGGCGATCGTGATGCTGCTTCCCAACAAGGAGAAGTTCCAACACATCAGCGATATCATAGACGCGGGGTATTTTCAAGAATTCGTCCTCTATGAGATCACAGCGCGCCGGCATCCGTCGGTGCTGGTTGTCCTCCCTCACGAACAGTTTATGAGAGTCGTTGAGTATGTGAACATGTTTCACTAGTGGGTCCGCTCGCCTGAAGAGCAGAATTCGTGGACATCACGTAGGCATCCTGTGGTCGCGTAATCCGCCGGCGTGAACGGAAGGCCCTATGAGACGAGCCTTGAGATATATGCTGATGGTGTTGATCCTCTCCCTTGTACTTCTCGCATCGATCGAACAGGTGACAGCGGCGGAGACCAATCCCTGGCTTAGCTTCTCGCTGGGCGTGCTCACGGGATTCGCCCTCTTCGTGGTCATTGTGATCGCTTCATTCAGTGGATTCAAGGTGGGGTAAGAATGAGAACTCTTCAACGGTCAATCCTGCTTCTTGTCATCCTCGGGTCCAGTTGCCCCGGTGGTACGCCTGCATCGACGCATC
Proteins encoded in this window:
- a CDS encoding family 43 glycosylhydrolase; translated protein: MTVERCNNGKPVVSPTVNWWETGVTFNAAAVYLDRSTVNDRIIQTLLPMFRLNDPALADGVVAVHYRARPEQDPGVPFVRSFIGLAIFTPEFRELYRYKEPVMFPDPMDDGDDVLGVEDPRITRIGDTFYMIYCGLKKDPATVYFTQLCSARSKDLLHWEKLGPMKGDVNANRNKDGVLFPEKFNGKYWFLHRPWWDGLAHRDYAMHLAVCDTPEGIWKDLGQIMRSFPNPQFTESWIGAGSVPVSLGGGRFMVIYHTGNSRADGSMEYDLDAGLLDLTKSEQDPGSVVRGRIEHFMVPETPEELRSESSLQVQNVLFACGSYEYKGDLYIIYGGADTYLLAARIKTAELWRALEEADCANPFQ
- a CDS encoding glycosidase encodes the protein MTVPAPRVERLHAGRPVLEKNDGHPWENKVVFNTACILVDTPGRIGKLAEALPVDAATKAIVQKERAVVALVYRAQGAKTAEKDHTRSTLGLALFTPDLRLLVRLPEPIMCPEEPYEDLGVEDPRITRVGNQYMMVYTGYASGAGANRVRIILATSTDLVHWTKHGVLRGDFNTIDNKNGMLFEPMPDKPWRMLHRPMEGKDAMMVHWAESTHLFGEWKSRGVLLPWLPDPAFKEVWTGGGAPPLLLANGSHLVLYHIGNRDAKGKREYDLGIALVDLDAADPVVLRAEPLMRPETPQETIGDEDLGVNNVVFICGAYFWEGDLYFPYQGSDTRILGARIVRGELDRFLNARPSLRIP
- a CDS encoding tetratricopeptide repeat protein; its protein translation is MNRAITVLSPGIRSQVVVLLCALWPAVAFSQEAKEVRLHSPAEIMKIMEDSDLMYEIGPDFIAAPADSPMVLSNQMYLQKTGQGLSLVMFSISEQARSVFDRAEEAFRGGKFTEAIVHYRRLLEVQPDYLHAVTLIGDAYFCMQEFDSAKANLERSIELNFVDFYAHWFLADTYARMGDVESASREATIAHVLNVNHANLQKAIRHHRKMAEHPWKEWAFTPEYTISKEGKTVSIQTSLEWMGYAMVKAVWAYEPGYAASMLDRPRETLAIVWPEEKEAIVMLLPNKEKFQHISDIIDAGYFQEFVLYEITARRHPSVLVVLPHEQFMRVVEYVNMFH
- a CDS encoding glycoside hydrolase family 2 protein, which encodes MKSIDLTGAWQFRCDDTEGVVPGSVRNVTRWMPAVVPGTVHTDLMAAGKIPDPFHRKQELDVQWVDMARWIYRTTFRVPEDLLQERNIVLVADGLDTFASVSINGTRVGTSSNMYIGHRFDVRGALVAGKNEIEIAFDSPEVTARALEQTHGKLEVPLVTERVYTRKPQYSYGWDWGPKLTTSGIWLPLRIEAWSGPRLRHPAVRVDELALEGAKLVLSTGLEGMEGQRGQLEVRITGQGEEVRTQSPVEGNGVLLSCMLPFPELWWPNGLGEQPLYTAEFTLRTGDTVLDTVRVVFGVRTVRLVQEQDEEGRSFIIEINGRKVFCKGADWIPADTFVPRIPDSRYERLLTMAKDASMNMIRIWGGGIYEKEIFYETCDRLGLMVWQDFMFACAEYPEYPSYLQEVKHEAEEVVLRLRNHPSIVLWCGNNECEWGYCTNHPGSVPDKMRGATIFRDLLPQVVQALDGTRPYWRSTPFGDGFPNDEGNGNHHEWDVWSFWKDYTAYRKVNARFMAEFGFQAPPDRRTMERVMDPADRTPQSAVMEHHNKQVEGPERMYRFMAAHFPVPADWESYFHTGQLLQAEALRCGVEHWRRRKYRTAGSLFWQLNDCWPVTSWAVIDSDLRPKAGYFYAKRFYAETLVSFAEHDGMISVWGTHDGDGAVDGRLVVKLRTLKGATLWRQSVPVALPPDSSQVLYQIPASVLMKADPATVTLTAEIVVGRRPIAANRHFLVEVKHLALARVRLQCSVHVVARGRYRARIRANAAAVAVALSMSRGEAEFQDNWFTMDAGETREVEFTSALPLAAVRRAIKARALNS